The Deltaproteobacteria bacterium genome has a window encoding:
- a CDS encoding VWA domain-containing protein, translated as MKRWLLALTLVAVGCSDSSLYDVIQHDKPVLDRSVQVKGHFCTDPANTVIRPIKILIAMDTSQSMDKSDPNGSRAQAVVDLINSFDPNDPEIYVGVFLFAGFTPTWLTHGGLSGFDQVSQISAADQQVLHDKILSYGYSNNQSPNRGATDFVKPLDEIYATISRDISDSIRTQTQLGQPIRAQYSVIFLTDGDPTFPEDAQIDSRVKAIRLLKDQTGDVKFNTVHVFDPTTPPSPVCDPNADSGCAAQLIQSDIARLKRMADEGGGEFRDFENHEPVNFLSFKLGATKRRFVIGRLLAYNLAARPESNVKDADTDGDGLPDWYEQQIGTDPLNPDTDGDGYSDGLEDYFRRLDTNDPNCPGGPLCWDPLGGGPDGGGNVGCPAAIRGVDSDQDGLTDCDEQIIGSNAHAVDTDGDGVPDVVEWLAGTQVASSDMLSDPDGDSLLNEEEIRMHTDPQLADVGDLARTAYRYELQEIPYGQDGGPAQNDGSTCYDFEVDNILLVPTLDLGGGAGLNPILVSISVVPEDDPTAPPIMHLAHLAAGYPLKGIKSPPDGVLPVDMTQFVRFLQ; from the coding sequence ATGAAGCGGTGGTTGCTGGCCCTCACGCTCGTGGCGGTGGGCTGCTCGGACAGCTCCCTCTACGACGTGATCCAGCACGACAAGCCCGTGCTCGACCGCTCGGTGCAGGTGAAGGGGCACTTCTGCACGGATCCGGCGAACACTGTCATCCGGCCCATCAAGATCCTCATCGCCATGGACACCTCGCAGTCCATGGACAAGAGCGATCCCAACGGCTCGCGCGCGCAGGCCGTGGTGGATCTCATCAACTCGTTCGACCCGAACGATCCGGAGATCTACGTCGGCGTGTTCTTGTTCGCGGGTTTCACGCCCACCTGGCTCACCCACGGCGGCCTCAGTGGCTTCGACCAGGTGAGCCAGATCTCCGCGGCCGATCAGCAGGTGCTGCACGACAAGATCCTCAGCTACGGGTACTCCAACAACCAGAGCCCCAACCGCGGCGCCACCGACTTCGTGAAGCCGCTCGACGAGATCTACGCCACCATCTCGCGCGACATCTCCGACAGCATCCGCACCCAGACGCAGCTTGGGCAGCCCATCCGCGCGCAGTACTCGGTCATCTTCCTCACCGACGGCGATCCCACCTTCCCCGAGGACGCGCAGATCGACTCGCGCGTGAAGGCCATCCGCCTCCTCAAGGATCAGACCGGCGACGTGAAGTTCAACACGGTGCACGTCTTCGACCCGACCACGCCGCCTTCGCCGGTGTGCGATCCCAACGCCGACTCGGGCTGCGCCGCGCAGCTCATTCAGAGCGACATCGCCCGCCTCAAGCGCATGGCCGATGAAGGCGGCGGTGAGTTCCGCGACTTCGAGAACCACGAGCCGGTGAACTTCCTCTCCTTCAAGCTCGGCGCGACCAAACGCAGGTTCGTCATCGGCAGGTTGCTCGCCTACAACCTGGCGGCGAGACCAGAGAGCAACGTCAAAGACGCCGACACCGACGGCGACGGGCTCCCCGACTGGTACGAACAACAGATCGGCACCGATCCGCTCAACCCCGACACCGACGGCGACGGCTACTCCGACGGCCTCGAGGACTACTTCAGACGACTGGACACGAACGATCCCAACTGTCCCGGCGGCCCGCTCTGCTGGGATCCGCTGGGCGGTGGACCGGACGGCGGCGGCAACGTGGGCTGTCCTGCGGCGATTCGCGGCGTCGACTCCGACCAGGACGGCCTCACCGACTGCGATGAGCAGATCATCGGCTCCAACGCGCACGCGGTGGACACCGACGGCGACGGCGTGCCCGACGTGGTGGAGTGGCTCGCAGGCACGCAGGTGGCCTCGAGCGACATGCTCTCGGATCCGGACGGCGACTCGCTCCTGAATGAGGAGGAGATCCGCATGCACACCGATCCCCAGCTGGCCGACGTGGGCGACCTCGCGCGCACCGCGTACCGGTACGAGCTGCAAGAGATCCCGTATGGCCAGGACGGCGGGCCGGCGCAGAACGACGGCTCCACCTGTTACGACTTCGAGGTCGACAACATCCTCCTCGTGCCCACGCTGGATCTCGGCGGCGGTGCAGGCTTGAATCCGATCCTCGTCTCCATCTCCGTGGTGCCCGAGGACGACCCGACCGCGCCGCCGATCATGCACCTCGCCCACCTGGCGGCCGGCTACCCGCTCAAGGGCATCAAGAGCCCGCCCGATGGCGTGCTGCCCGTCGACATGACCCAGTTCGTTCGCTTCCTGCAGTAG
- a CDS encoding VWA domain-containing protein, whose translation MKRSLFALTFVGAVFASAAGCTDTKVEPLAANGVAIDDRLTIHGTVCTRAPDPDGFPVKVVFVIDKSGSMCITDPPGSQSDFQSICQTFAAGVDPASHPDNYCEPDGNAHPGRACAIYQLLEQFKDKPNVEAALVPFETKISGEYPANGGFAPVNDSNFDAWVTAVNDMQGTLGQGTDYQGAFAEAYNRVSTDILNTPKGQRPRTRYVVVFLTDGTPFPRCAADDYLPPQDYASVQQPDLIWPDSPGAGCTTPPVMNPTDPNGCYCNADQDYLDNNPVGTGAGDFTKGTDRNQNYQILDTVDRIMKLKKDYDVADINIHSLLLWNTGNISTLGLPEQQDLFGDMGNVADPVQAAHDVAEHLLREISEVHGNGTYQEFHTVAEVQLGSLDYTSLAAPFVLKSLIVDNTSALPRPTGQIVDTDGDGLPDDLDTGFVDGTSKFDMDSDGDGFNDGFEFAHQQQGFIPANDPDPRGCEATAQHQPDCACQDTDGDGLSECAEKYLKSDPNLMDSDTDGIPDGLEAKYGMDPSVAEDPLKDSDGDGVPDIDEIKAHTDPHVADPDLAAREGYRYQITPHDEDGGITCYDYSVSNIRLVTTQSSDNTQHGYNRLYIYFNEAPKSNVEGDYGEWKIACAKAQYAPPSVRHPQGPDMEVDDASFTRNDQFVYGVTADADAQDNCVETP comes from the coding sequence ATGAAACGAAGCCTGTTCGCCCTCACCTTTGTCGGGGCGGTCTTTGCCTCGGCAGCTGGCTGCACCGATACGAAGGTCGAGCCGCTGGCGGCGAACGGCGTGGCGATCGACGATCGCCTCACCATTCACGGCACGGTCTGCACCCGCGCCCCGGATCCCGACGGCTTCCCGGTCAAGGTCGTCTTCGTGATCGATAAGTCGGGCTCGATGTGCATCACGGATCCGCCGGGCTCGCAGAGCGACTTCCAGTCCATCTGCCAGACCTTCGCCGCGGGCGTGGATCCCGCCTCGCACCCCGACAACTACTGCGAGCCCGACGGCAACGCGCACCCCGGCCGCGCCTGCGCCATCTACCAGCTGCTGGAACAGTTCAAGGACAAGCCGAACGTGGAGGCGGCGCTGGTGCCGTTCGAGACCAAGATCTCGGGCGAGTACCCGGCCAACGGCGGCTTCGCGCCGGTGAACGACAGCAACTTCGACGCGTGGGTCACCGCGGTCAATGACATGCAGGGCACGCTGGGCCAGGGTACCGACTACCAGGGTGCCTTCGCCGAGGCCTACAACCGCGTCTCCACCGACATCCTCAACACGCCCAAGGGCCAGCGCCCGCGCACCCGCTACGTGGTGGTCTTCCTCACCGACGGTACGCCGTTCCCGCGCTGCGCCGCCGACGACTACTTGCCTCCACAGGACTACGCGTCGGTGCAGCAGCCCGACCTCATCTGGCCCGACTCGCCCGGCGCGGGCTGCACCACGCCGCCAGTGATGAACCCCACCGACCCCAACGGCTGCTACTGCAACGCCGACCAGGACTACCTCGACAACAACCCCGTGGGGACCGGCGCCGGCGACTTCACCAAGGGCACCGACCGCAACCAGAACTACCAGATCCTCGACACCGTCGACCGGATCATGAAGCTCAAGAAGGACTACGACGTCGCCGACATCAACATCCACAGCCTCCTGCTGTGGAACACCGGCAACATCTCCACGCTGGGCTTGCCGGAGCAGCAAGATCTCTTCGGCGACATGGGCAACGTGGCCGATCCGGTCCAGGCTGCGCACGACGTCGCCGAGCACCTGCTCCGCGAGATCTCCGAGGTTCACGGCAACGGCACCTACCAGGAGTTCCACACGGTGGCCGAGGTGCAGCTGGGCTCGCTCGACTACACCTCGCTGGCCGCGCCGTTCGTGCTCAAGAGCCTCATCGTCGACAACACCAGCGCCCTGCCGCGCCCCACCGGCCAGATCGTGGACACCGACGGCGACGGCCTGCCCGATGACCTCGACACCGGCTTCGTGGACGGCACCTCCAAGTTCGACATGGACTCGGACGGCGACGGCTTCAACGACGGCTTCGAGTTCGCGCACCAGCAGCAGGGCTTCATCCCCGCGAACGATCCGGATCCGCGCGGCTGCGAGGCCACCGCCCAGCACCAGCCCGACTGCGCCTGCCAGGACACCGACGGCGACGGCCTCTCGGAGTGCGCCGAAAAGTACCTGAAGTCGGATCCGAACCTCATGGACTCGGACACCGACGGCATTCCGGACGGGCTCGAGGCCAAGTACGGGATGGATCCCTCGGTGGCCGAGGATCCGCTCAAGGACTCCGACGGCGACGGCGTGCCGGACATCGACGAGATCAAGGCCCACACCGATCCGCACGTGGCGGATCCGGATCTGGCCGCGCGCGAGGGCTACCGCTACCAGATCACCCCGCACGACGAGGACGGCGGCATCACCTGCTACGACTACTCGGTGAGCAACATCCGCCTGGTCACCACCCAGAGCTCCGACAACACCCAGCACGGGTACAACCGCCTGTACATCTACTTCAACGAGGCGCCCAAATCGAACGTCGAGGGCGACTACGGCGAGTGGAAGATCGCCTGCGCCAAGGCCCAGTACGCGCCGCCTTCCGTGCGCCATCCGCAAGGCCCGGACATGGAAGTGGATGACGCGTCGTTCACGCGCAACGACCAGTTCGTGTACGGGGTCACGGCAGACGCCGACGCCCAGGACAACTGCGTGGAGACTCCATGA